From a single Maylandia zebra isolate NMK-2024a linkage group LG3, Mzebra_GT3a, whole genome shotgun sequence genomic region:
- the LOC101472864 gene encoding E3 ubiquitin-protein ligase TRIM47 isoform X2, which produces MAEKWQPQCGVELEPNQFYCSVCLDLLKDPVTIQCGHTYCRSCIEGCWDQEKEKGTYSCPQCREAFSPRPVLGRNNMLAEVVEKLKRTVTQQARPASPLAPAGPTDIACDFCCGTKRNKASMSCLTCLASYCPAHLEPHHSFPVLKLHQLVSATVPLKEKICAKHNKLMEVYCKTDRRCICYLCTMDDHRRHSTVSAAAERADKQVKLGEIQSAVKRRFQERQEELNELVQAVKDFEICCQTAVKSSDELFDELISSFQNKRALIKELIETRQKTAIAEAEDLQMQLKEEIVTLRRRDDDLEQLSHTADHIHFIQIFQSLSISCESPDLPTGAVVRPKRSMEAVTDCV; this is translated from the exons ATGGCAGAGAAGTGGCAGCCGCAGTGTGGCGTCGAGTTGGAGCCGAATCAGTTTTACTGCTCGGTATGTCTGGACCTGCTCAAAGATCCCGTCACCATCCAGTGTGGACACACTTACTGCAGAAGCTGTATCGAGGGGTGCTGGGACCAGGAAAAGGAGAAGGGAACGTACAGCTGTCCTCAGTGTAGGGAGGCCTTCAGCCCAAGGCCTGTCCTCGGGAGGAACAACATGCTGGCTGAG GTTGTAGAGAAGCTGAAGAGGACAGTAACCCAACAGGCCCGTCCAGCTTCTCCTCTTGCTCCTGCAGGACCAACAGACATTGCCTGTGATTTCTGTTGTGGgaccaaaagaaacaaagccaGCATGTCTTGCCTGACCTGCTTGGCATCGTACTGTCCTGCTCATCTTGAGCCTCACCACAGTTTTCCTGTGCTGAAGCTTCACCAGCTGGTGTCTGCTACAGTGCCACTTAAGGAAAAAATATGTGCGAAGCACAACAAGCTGATGGAGGTTTACTGTAAGACTGATCGAAGGTGTATCTGCTATTTGTGCACCATGGACGATCACAGGCGCCACTCAACAgtgtcagctgcagcagaaagagcTGATAAACAG GTAAAACTTGGTGAGATCCAGAGTGCAGTCAAGCGGAGATTCCAGGAAAGACAAGAGGAGCTGAATGAGCTGGTCCAAGCTGTGAAGGACTTCGAG ATTTGTTGTCAGACTGCTGTGAAGTCCAGTGACGAGCTCTTTGACGAGCTGATCTCCTCCTTCCAAAACAAACGTGCTTTAATAAAGGAGTTGATTGAAACTCGGCAGAAAACTGCAATAGCTGAGGCAGAAGATCTGCAGATGCAGCTGAAGGAGGAGATAGTCACGCTGAGGAGAAGAGATGATGACCTGGAGCAGCTTTCTCACACAGCTGACcatattcatttcattcag ATCTTCCAGTCTCTCTCAATCTCATGTGAATCGCCAGACCTGCCAACAGGCGCTGTTGTTCGTCCTAAACGTTCAATGGAAGCGGTGACTGACTGTGTCTGA
- the LOC101472864 gene encoding E3 ubiquitin-protein ligase TRIM47 isoform X1: MCKAVLVYFLCFMVVVGVKWTRASALSGPSLLRSFDTQDISLLTEKTRSVLRVDFIQMAEKWQPQCGVELEPNQFYCSVCLDLLKDPVTIQCGHTYCRSCIEGCWDQEKEKGTYSCPQCREAFSPRPVLGRNNMLAEVVEKLKRTVTQQARPASPLAPAGPTDIACDFCCGTKRNKASMSCLTCLASYCPAHLEPHHSFPVLKLHQLVSATVPLKEKICAKHNKLMEVYCKTDRRCICYLCTMDDHRRHSTVSAAAERADKQVKLGEIQSAVKRRFQERQEELNELVQAVKDFEICCQTAVKSSDELFDELISSFQNKRALIKELIETRQKTAIAEAEDLQMQLKEEIVTLRRRDDDLEQLSHTADHIHFIQIFQSLSISCESPDLPTGAVVRPKRSMEAVTDCV, from the exons ATGTGTAAAGCTGTTCTGGTGTATTTCCTTTGTTTCATGGTTGTGGTGGGAGTAAAGTGGACTAG AGCGTCAGCTTTAAGTGGGCCGTCACTACTTCGAAGCTTCGACACACAGGACATATCACTACTCACAG AGAAAACGAGAAGTGTTCTTCGCGTGGATTTCATCCAAATGGCAGAGAAGTGGCAGCCGCAGTGTGGCGTCGAGTTGGAGCCGAATCAGTTTTACTGCTCGGTATGTCTGGACCTGCTCAAAGATCCCGTCACCATCCAGTGTGGACACACTTACTGCAGAAGCTGTATCGAGGGGTGCTGGGACCAGGAAAAGGAGAAGGGAACGTACAGCTGTCCTCAGTGTAGGGAGGCCTTCAGCCCAAGGCCTGTCCTCGGGAGGAACAACATGCTGGCTGAG GTTGTAGAGAAGCTGAAGAGGACAGTAACCCAACAGGCCCGTCCAGCTTCTCCTCTTGCTCCTGCAGGACCAACAGACATTGCCTGTGATTTCTGTTGTGGgaccaaaagaaacaaagccaGCATGTCTTGCCTGACCTGCTTGGCATCGTACTGTCCTGCTCATCTTGAGCCTCACCACAGTTTTCCTGTGCTGAAGCTTCACCAGCTGGTGTCTGCTACAGTGCCACTTAAGGAAAAAATATGTGCGAAGCACAACAAGCTGATGGAGGTTTACTGTAAGACTGATCGAAGGTGTATCTGCTATTTGTGCACCATGGACGATCACAGGCGCCACTCAACAgtgtcagctgcagcagaaagagcTGATAAACAG GTAAAACTTGGTGAGATCCAGAGTGCAGTCAAGCGGAGATTCCAGGAAAGACAAGAGGAGCTGAATGAGCTGGTCCAAGCTGTGAAGGACTTCGAG ATTTGTTGTCAGACTGCTGTGAAGTCCAGTGACGAGCTCTTTGACGAGCTGATCTCCTCCTTCCAAAACAAACGTGCTTTAATAAAGGAGTTGATTGAAACTCGGCAGAAAACTGCAATAGCTGAGGCAGAAGATCTGCAGATGCAGCTGAAGGAGGAGATAGTCACGCTGAGGAGAAGAGATGATGACCTGGAGCAGCTTTCTCACACAGCTGACcatattcatttcattcag ATCTTCCAGTCTCTCTCAATCTCATGTGAATCGCCAGACCTGCCAACAGGCGCTGTTGTTCGTCCTAAACGTTCAATGGAAGCGGTGACTGACTGTGTCTGA
- the LOC106675643 gene encoding tripartite motif-containing protein 16 isoform X1: MAEKWPQQCAVVELDLYQLYCSVCMDLLKDPVTIQCGHTYCRICIEGFWEQEKEKGTYSCPQCRETFSPRPVLGRNTMLAEVVEKLKRTVTQQARPASPLAPAGPTDIACDFCCGTKRNKASMSCLTCLASYCPAHLEPHHSFPVLKLHQLVSATVPLKEKMCTKHNKLMEVYCKTDQRCICYLCTMDDHWRHSTVSAAAERAAEQGRLFLSHCAVKRKSQERQKELNELVQAVKDFKIYFQTAMKSKDKLFDELISSIQKQRTLIKQLIETQEKLAVVRAEALQLQLEEEIARLKKRDADLEQLSHTEDHIHFIQLFQSLSISCESPDLPTGAVVRPKHSVETVTECLTQLRDDMKKLLETTWPKISATVFGIKVVLPPVPKTREEFLCYHCPLTVDPNSVNKYLDLSQDSQRVTSGYYEHFHLSHSDRFGGVKQVLCKEGLTGRCYWEVSWSGGAWSVAASYKNISRTSFDSEFGKNDKSWCLECSAKGYTFRHNLVAKAVSGPRTSQIGVYLDYRSGTLSFYSISDIMTLLHKVCTVFTQPLYPGLGLKEGSSGCYAEVKKL; encoded by the exons ATGGCAGAGAAATGGCCGCAGCAGTGTGCCGTCGTCGAGTTGGACCTGTATCAGCTTTACTGCTCGGTATGTATGGACCTACTCAAAGATCCCGTCACCATCCAGTGTGGACACACTTACTGCAGAATCTGCATCGAGGGGTTCTGGGAGCAGGAAAAGGAGAAGGGAACGTACAGCTGTCCTCAGTGTAGGGAGACCTTCAGTCCAAGGCCTGTCCTCGGGAGGAACACCATGCTGGCTGAG GTTGTAGAGAAGCTGAAGAGGACAGTAACCCAACAGGCCCGTCCAGCTTCTCCTCTTGCTCCTGCAGGACCAACAGACATTGCCTGTGATTTCTGTTGTGGgaccaaaagaaacaaagccaGCATGTCCTGCCTGACCTGCTTGGCATCGTACTGTCCTGCTCATCTTGAGCCTCACCACAGTTTTCCTGTGCTGAAGCTTCACCAGCTGGTGTCTGCTACAGTGCCACTTAAGGAAAAAATGTGCACAAAGCACAACAAGCTGATGGAGGTTTACTGTAAGACTGATCAAAGATGTATCTGCTATTTGTGCACCATGGACGATCACTGGCGCCACTCAACAgtgtcagctgcagcagaaagagcTGCTGAGCAG GGACGGCTTTTTCTGAGTCACTGTGCAGTTAAGCGGAAATCCCAGGAGAGACAAAAAGAGCTGAATGAGCTGGTCCAAGCTGTGAAGGACTTCAAG atttattttcagACTGCAATGAAGTCCAAAGACAAGCTCTTTGATGAGCTGATCTCCTCCATACAAAAGCAACGTACTTTAATAAAGCAGCTGATTGAGACTCAAGAGAAACTTGCAGTTGTTCGGGCAGAagctctgcagctgcagctggagGAGGAAATCGCCAGGCTGAAGAAAAGAGACGCTGACCTGGAACAGCTTTCTCATACAGAAGATCACATTCATTTCATTCAG ctCTTCCAGTCTCTCTCAATCTCATGTGAATCTCCAGACTTGCCAACAGGCGCTGTTGTTCGTCCTAAACATTCAGTGGAAACCGTGACCGAATGTCTGACTCAGCTGAGAGATGACATGAAGAAGCTTCTGGAGACCACATGGCCCAAGATCTCTGCAACAG TTTTTGGTATAAAAGTTGTGCTGCCACCTGTGCCAAAGACCAGAGAAGAGTTTTTGTGCT ATCACTGTCCTCTAACAGTGGATCCCAACTCGGTCAACAAATACTTGGACCTTTCACAAGATTCTCAACGAGTGACGAGTGGCTACTATGAGCATTTTCATTTATCTCACTCGGACAGGTTTGGAGGTGTGAAGCAGGTGCTGTGCAAAGAGGGTTTAACAGGGCGGTGCTATTGGGAGGTCAGTTGGAGTGGTGGCGCCTGGTCAGTGGCAGCGTCTTACAAAAACATCAGCCGGACATCATTTGACTCAGAATTTGGGAAGAATGACAAGTCCTGGTGTTTGGAGTGCTCTGCAAAAGGATATACTTTCAGACATAATTTAGTAGCAAAGGCGGTGTCAGGTCCTCGTACCTCTCAGATTGGCGTGTACCTGGATTACAGGTCAGGTACTCTGTCGTTTTACAGCATCTCTGACATCATGACTCTGCTTCACAAAGTGTGCACAGTATTCACTCAGCCTCTCTATCCTGGccttgggctgaaggaaggaagCTCTGGCTGTTATGCAGAAGTGAAGAAGTTGTGA
- the LOC106675643 gene encoding E3 ubiquitin-protein ligase TRIM47 isoform X2, translating to MAEKWPQQCAVVELDLYQLYCSVCMDLLKDPVTIQCGHTYCRICIEGFWEQEKEKGTYSCPQCRETFSPRPVLGRNTMLAEVVEKLKRTVTQQARPASPLAPAGPTDIACDFCCGTKRNKASMSCLTCLASYCPAHLEPHHSFPVLKLHQLVSATVPLKEKMCTKHNKLMEVYCKTDQRCICYLCTMDDHWRHSTVSAAAERAAEQGRLFLSHCAVKRKSQERQKELNELVQAVKDFKIYFQTAMKSKDKLFDELISSIQKQRTLIKQLIETQEKLAVVRAEALQLQLEEEIARLKKRDADLEQLSHTEDHIHFIQLFQSLSISCESPDLPTGAVVRPKHSVETVTECLTQLRDDMKKLLETTWPKISATGLEV from the exons ATGGCAGAGAAATGGCCGCAGCAGTGTGCCGTCGTCGAGTTGGACCTGTATCAGCTTTACTGCTCGGTATGTATGGACCTACTCAAAGATCCCGTCACCATCCAGTGTGGACACACTTACTGCAGAATCTGCATCGAGGGGTTCTGGGAGCAGGAAAAGGAGAAGGGAACGTACAGCTGTCCTCAGTGTAGGGAGACCTTCAGTCCAAGGCCTGTCCTCGGGAGGAACACCATGCTGGCTGAG GTTGTAGAGAAGCTGAAGAGGACAGTAACCCAACAGGCCCGTCCAGCTTCTCCTCTTGCTCCTGCAGGACCAACAGACATTGCCTGTGATTTCTGTTGTGGgaccaaaagaaacaaagccaGCATGTCCTGCCTGACCTGCTTGGCATCGTACTGTCCTGCTCATCTTGAGCCTCACCACAGTTTTCCTGTGCTGAAGCTTCACCAGCTGGTGTCTGCTACAGTGCCACTTAAGGAAAAAATGTGCACAAAGCACAACAAGCTGATGGAGGTTTACTGTAAGACTGATCAAAGATGTATCTGCTATTTGTGCACCATGGACGATCACTGGCGCCACTCAACAgtgtcagctgcagcagaaagagcTGCTGAGCAG GGACGGCTTTTTCTGAGTCACTGTGCAGTTAAGCGGAAATCCCAGGAGAGACAAAAAGAGCTGAATGAGCTGGTCCAAGCTGTGAAGGACTTCAAG atttattttcagACTGCAATGAAGTCCAAAGACAAGCTCTTTGATGAGCTGATCTCCTCCATACAAAAGCAACGTACTTTAATAAAGCAGCTGATTGAGACTCAAGAGAAACTTGCAGTTGTTCGGGCAGAagctctgcagctgcagctggagGAGGAAATCGCCAGGCTGAAGAAAAGAGACGCTGACCTGGAACAGCTTTCTCATACAGAAGATCACATTCATTTCATTCAG ctCTTCCAGTCTCTCTCAATCTCATGTGAATCTCCAGACTTGCCAACAGGCGCTGTTGTTCGTCCTAAACATTCAGTGGAAACCGTGACCGAATGTCTGACTCAGCTGAGAGATGACATGAAGAAGCTTCTGGAGACCACATGGCCCAAGATCTCTGCAACAG GTTTGGAGGTGTGA